Proteins from one Limanda limanda chromosome 4, fLimLim1.1, whole genome shotgun sequence genomic window:
- the LOC133000476 gene encoding olfactory receptor class A-like protein 1: MSSEIFVRGMLYLSLTVVGVPGNAAVILALLLLLHQENRLLPADAIVLHLACVNLLVVGVRCLLETLASFSLASVFSDTGCKAVIFVYRTSRSLSIWLTFVLSAYQCLSIAPPGSHWASARALVARYLGWLFFFIWLVNTCMSSAAILFSFGKQSNSSITNHGINVQFCYVHFPSKLSKEANGAAQLGRDVVPMALMTLASLTILVFLYKHSQQVKGLRSSRGGGGGSGGAEQRAAKAVVALVTLYVVLYGVDNGFWVYTLTVRQTMESSLISDLRIFFSSLYAALSPVVIIASNRKVNGRLRCGVQEKPVQERATSLSTM; this comes from the coding sequence ATGTCATCAGAAATCTTTGTTCGTGGGATGCTCTATCTATCCCTCACTGTCGTTGGCGTCCCGGGGAACGCTGCAGTCATCCTGGCATtactcctgctgctgcatcaggaGAACCGGCTCCTCCCGGCAGACGCCATCGTCCTGCATCTGGCCTGTGTGAACCTGCTGGTGGTGGGCGTCCGCTGTCTGCTGGAGACCCTGGCCTCCTTTTCCCTGGCCAGCGTCTTCAGCGATACAGGCTGTAAAGCTGTGATCTTTGTCTACAGGACGTCACGCTCCCTCTCCATCTGGCTCACCTTCGTCCTGAGCGCCTACCAGTGCCTGAGCATCGCCCCTCCCGGGTCACACTGGGCTTCCGCCCGTGCCTTGGTCGCCCGCTATCTGGGCTGGCTGTTCTTCTTCATCTGGCTTGTCAACACCTGCATGAGCTCGGCAGCCATTCTCTTCTCCTTTGGCAAACAGAGTAACTCCAGCATCACAAACCACGGCATTAATGTACAATTCTGTTACGTGCACTTCCCCTCAAAACTGTCCAAAGAAGCCAACGGGGCAGCGCAGTTGGGCAGAGACGTGGTGCCCATGGCCCTCATGACCCTTGCCAGTCTGACCATCCTGGTGTTTCTTTACAAGCACAGCCAGCAGGTGAAAGGACTGCGCAGCAGCAGAGGCGGAGGTGGAGGGAGCGGTGGGGCCGAGCAGCGGGCCGCCAAAGCCGTGGTGGCGCTGGTGACCCTGTATGTGGTCCTCTATGGGGTAGATAATGGGTTTTGGGTGTACACTCTCACTGTGAGACAGACCATGGAGTCCTCGCTGATCTCTGACCTGCGGATATTCTTCTCGTCGCTCTACGCAGCGCTAAGCCCCGTGGTCATAATTGCATCCAACAGAAAGGTGAACGGCAGGCTGAGGTGTGGGGTGCAGGAGAAGCCAGTGCAAGAGAGAGCCACGAGTCTGTCTACCATGTGA